AATTGCTCTACATGAATTCGATTTTGATCAACTAAGATATATTCTTGGAAAGTGGAAATTGTTCGGTAAGCTTCAAATTTATCATTACGGTCATAGCCTTTAGTCGATTTCGATAAAACCTTCACAATAACCTGTGGATTTGTAATGATATCTGTGCGATTGTTGAAAAATTCTGGTTCACCCGCTATTACTGTCACATCTGGATATGTGTATATATGCTTTTGAGTTATCCATAGGCGCATATCGCTATTAAACACTTCGTACTCTTGTTGTCTGAAAGCAAAGTTCAATACAGCATAAAAGTTACCTGCAATTCGATTATGATTGGCTGTTCCACCTGGCATAGGAATTATTTCCCCATCAATGTATTCACTTTTGTAGTCAGCAGTTTCTTCTAGCTCTAAATATTCTTCTGGAGTGTAGTATCGCTGTTGTGTTACTTGCATAGTTTTATCACTCTTCCATGAGCTTAACTTTTAATTATCCCCACAATCTTCTACCTGCTTTCCCGTTTAATCTCTTGTGAGTATCTTCTAATAAAGTTGGAATATCTAAATCTTCTGGACAACGAGGCAAACAGTCGCCGCATTCTGTGCAGCGGCTGGCTTTCATTCCTGGGAACCAATGACCAGCATTTTCAAACATCCCGTAACGATATTGTCCGTAGTCTGTCATATCGTATGCCGCTGCGAGATTGCGTAACCTTAATACTTCTGGAATATTGATGTTTTCTGGACAGGGTAAACAAGCATAGCACTGACTACAAGTATCACTTCCTAAAGCAATTTTTTGCTGATTTTCTAAGCGTTGAAAAGCATAAATTTCTTCTGATGTAAGTTTATTATCTTGGTCAGCTACTTGCAAAGGTTCTATTAATTCATCTGGATTTGCTGGGCCAATACTCAGAGTTGAAATCCGGTTATCATTCAGTAAAAATCGATAGTTTAGTTCTAAAGGTGAATAAGGCTTACATAAGTCTTTTAGCTTTTGGGGAGGCGTGTAGAGGCGTCCCCCCTTATCAGCTGGGGAAATTATAAAAACGCCCATATCCTTCTGTGCTGCAAGCTGAATCGCTGGTGCATGGCGTTGAAAGAAATAGTAATAGTGCAGATTGACAAATTCAAATAAATCTGTATTGATTGCTGCCTGAATTAGCTCTAATGAACCGTGGGTGGAAAAACCAACGTGTCGCACACGACCATCAGCAACAGCTTCCTGCACTGCTTGCATACAGCCGCTTTTGGCTTGCACCCATTCTAAATGTTGCGAAGTGTTTAAACCATGAATTCCCAAACAATCTAGATAATCTAGTTGCAATCGTTCTAAGGATTCATCAATGTACTGACGCATGGTGTCAGCATCCGCTGTGGGTGGAATTTTGGTTGTGATGTGAAGTTGGGAACGCGGTATTGACAATCCAGCTTTTAGCGCCCTGCCAAAGTATTCTTCACTTTTACCGTAACCTCTGGCAGTTTCTACATGATTAATTCCTAACGCTAAGGCTTGTTTAATGGTTTGCTGGGCATTTTCAAAACAAGCCAAGTAGCGCATTGTTCCTAAGGAAAACACAGAGAGGCGCAGATTGGTTTTGCCAAAGCGTCGGTATTGCATCTTTAACAGAGTTAGGAGTTAACAATTAGGAGTTAGGAGTTTAAGCAAACAACTCCTAACTTCTAACTTCTAACTCATAACTTTCCTAGCTGTCGCCATCACCAAAGCGCTTGATCAAATCTTCAGGGCGGAGATTGGAAATAAATTCCCGGAAGGCTTGCTGTTCGGCTTCATCTGCATCGCGATCAACAGGGATAGAAGCATCGGCTATGACTTCTTCCATTACCCAAATGGGTGTATTTGTACGGAGGGCAACTGCGATCGCATCGCTAGGACGCGCATCAATTTCTTTTTTAACTTCGCCTTGTTGGACAATTAAAGCTGCATAAAACGTATCCTTTTGTAGAGAATGAATAATGACCTTTTCTAGAGTCATGTTCCATGTTTCTAGAATATTCACAATTAGGTCATGGGTTAAGGGTCTGGGAGGCTTTTGATTCTCCAATGCACCCATAATTGCCCTAGCTTGTTCTTGACCAATATAAATTGGTAAAGCACGTCGATCTGAAGCATCTTTTAAAAGTACAATCGGGCTGCGGGTTATGGCATCTAATGCTATGCCAGCGACTCTCATTTCAATCATTGGCTAAGCCTCTACAATCCTTTATGCGCTTGGGTGCTACGTGACAAAAAATACCCATTTGGGGTTAACTTAGTGACAGAAATAAACATAGGCATCGTTCTCTATAGTTGCTTATATTAAACTCCGAACTTGTTGTGAACACCAGAGTAAGCCAAATTGGTCTACATAGACAATAACCTTCTTACCCAAGTATGACTTGTGAAGGATGCCAATGTGTTAATATTCTTGTAGTAAATGAAGTCAGAAATTTTACTTAAATCCTCCTACTTTTTTGTGAGAATTACCAGTTAATTTCAGGCAAAAATAGGTAATAAATAGAGTTAGTTTGGCAAAAAAGCCGTGTTTACAGGATTAATCCAGGCCTTGGGAACGATGAACCCTCTAGGGGGGGATTCTTGGCAAATTACTTGTGTTAGCCAGTCATGTGAATTAATTATGCAGGATTTGGCTTATGGTGACAGTGTTGCAGTTGATGGCGTGTGCTTGACAGTAGAAGAAGTTTTAAAAGATGGATTTATCGCCACTGCTTCACCAGAAACACTACGTCGCACCACCTTGGGGAGTGAGTCCACAGCACAGACTTATGTTAATTTAGAAGCGTCGCTACGGGTGGGAAGTAAAATCGGCGGTCATTTTGTGATGGGTCATGTAGACGGCATAGGCCGATTAGTAGCAGTGGAACAAACTGCTAGTTCTTGGGAAATGACCTTTGTTGCATCCGAAGCGATCGCGCGGTACATTGTCCCTAAAGGTAGCATTGCCGTTAATGGCATCAGCCTCACAGTAGCCGCATATGAAGCAGAACTTTCTCAATTCACAGTAGCAGTAATTCCCCTCACCTATGCTGAGACAAATCTCCGTTATTTAATTCCTGGCAGTTTAGTAAATCTAGAAGGGGATATTCTCGGCAAATATGTGGAAAAATTACTTTATTCTGGCAACCGACACACCACAGAGCCAGAGGACAACAGTTTAGATGAAATTACACCCGCATTCTTAGCAGAACACGGGTATTTGTAATTAGCATGGGGCATGGGGCATGGGGCATGGGGCATGGGGTCAACAATTATTCTCCCTCATCTCCCACTCCCCCACTCCCCCACTCCTCTTCTAGCTACCTGGTCGCTGACTTACCTGAGTGGTCTGTGAGCCTTGTAGCATCTGGCTTAAACCGTTTTGTAATTCCACACCTGGGTTAGTAGCTACCCAGCCTTGTGGTGTCAAATGGCGGACTTCAAAGTGCAAGTGAGGGCCTGTGGAAGCTCCTGTGCTGCCAACTCGTCCAATCATAGTTCCTGCTTCAACCCACTGACCGGGTTGAACAAAGATTTCGGACATATGACCGTAGAGAGTTTGTTCAGCAGATTGGTGATTCAAAATTACGGCTAAACCATAACCACCCAACCAGTTAGCAGTTTCCACTTGACCTCTTGCGGCTGCCAAAACTGGTGTTCCCATCGGCGCACCCAAGTCAGTACCTGCGTGGAAGCGTTGATTACCTGTAATTGGATGAGTTCGCCAACCAAACAAAGAAGTAATGGGAGCCGGAATAGACAGTGGATACATCATTCCCGTTCCACGGTAGGCGACTGTCCCAGTGTAGGGAATTTGTGGCAATACTGATGCCAAGGAGAAGTCGTAAGCTACAGTGCTAGGGCGGGGTGCAACGTTACCATCTGCCATTGGTGGAGGCAAAGCACCGCCACTTGGCGCGATAGGAGTTGCACTCACTGTCGTGGTGCTGAAATTACCAGGGTTAGGAATAAATCGATTAGGACGAAATGCAGTTTTGGTGACACCAGTAGAACCAATCCGAGTAGCATTCCACCCGTTATTGTTACTGCCAGTACTTGCAACCTCTCTTACTGGTGGAACAATAGGTAATTGGGCATTTTCACTTTTTCTTAGCCAGCTTGGTGCTGGTTTGCCAGTAGAACCAGCTACACGTTGATTGCGCGAAGGTACTTTAGCACAAGCTCCGCCCAATAAACTTTGCCCTGATGGTAAAACAGCTTGACAACCACTAGAGCGTTCTGTGATGATCACAGAATTCGGTGCTTGATAAGTACCTGTAGCACTAGCATCGTAACTATTAGGGTCAATATAGGCGTTATTATAGTCCCTGGTTTTCCCTGTCGTCGTGCCGACAGGGCTGTTTGAGTTATTTGGTGGTTGGGCAACTTGCGGGAGTTTCTCCGGTGAACGAAGAGGGGTATTTGGTTTTTCCTCTCTTACTCTTATAGGAACAACTGGTGAAGCTTCAACCTGGCGAGTAGCGCGTCTGACAGTGGTAGTAGGCTTGGAAGCCTCAAATTTTGGTGTAGACTGTCTAACTGGCTCTTTTGATTGAGAAACTTGTTGCTGGCGTAGTCTCTGTTTGAGTTTGGCTCGCCGTTGAGAAAAGCTTGGTTGCGCTTGAACTGTTTCTGGTGCAGTAATATCTTTTTTAACTGGATTTGTAACGGCTGTTGGCTGGGAATTTTCAATAGTGGGAACAATATTGTCTATTGATGTTTCCGTTTGGGCTATTACGAAGCCGCCGCTGAGGAGGCTGATGCTGCCCAGCAAACAAAGGCTCTGTGCTGGTAATGTAGACGCGAAACGTCTAGTTTTTAAATTTGCCGGCCAAGAGTGTTGCAAACGATTCTGGGCAGATTTATTGCGCTGCGTCATTTGTTCTCTCAGTTGTGTGTAATTAGCCTAAAGAGATGATGCTAGTGGTTTGTCTTGCCCAAAGAGCGAAATTGTGAACAAACCTAAAAGTTAAACAGAAGATTTATGATAACCCAAACTGATTGTACCGGGTTCAATGTAAATTTCTGGTGTTATGAGTGTCTTTGTATCATCTGTTTGTAAATTTACTTTTAAATTTCCCTGAGAATTTACTCCAACTACAGTGCCTAAAAGATTATTGAAGTACACCTGGTCACCAATGTTCGTAAGCAAATCTAGATAGCGAGACAAGAGTATGCTTATCCCTTCTTGAAAAAGGCACTGAACACCGGATTCTATTCCTAGTAAAACGGTTGAGGTGAGCATTTCTAGACAAGAAATTGGTTTGGAATGCTGGGAAGTTTGCCAAGATTCCAGATTAATTCCAGTCTCTGGTACTGGGTTTGCCCAATTAATGCCTACACCTATGACTGCTTGGGTGATTTTTCCTTTGTTTATTTTGGTTTCTGTCAATATGCCGCCTAATTTACGATCATTTAAGACTAAATCATTCGGCCATTTAATTCCGACACTTACGCCACACTGGCGCAGTTGAAAACTAATTCCCCAAGCAGTTGCCAAAGTTAACTGATAGCTATCAATAGCATCTATTTTAGGAGCGATCGCTACCGAAAGGTATATGCCTCCAGCTGGAGAAATCCATTGGCGACCCCATTGTCCTCGTCCTGCTGTCTGCTGAGTGGCAATTACTACAGTTCCTGGCGTAGCGCCTTGGTTGAGTAATTCCCAAAGAGTTTGGTTAGTTGAAGGGACACTTTCAAAAATGTGTAGGGAAAATGGTAAATATCTAGATTCTTGCCCAGTTTCCAGGGCTGCTTCCAACTTTTGCCGATTAAATTCCACAGCAGTTAACCCAAATCCCGTTGTTCAAGTTAGCATGAATTGGCTGATGAGTGATTCCGTTTAGGTTTGGTTTAAGATGCACACTTGGCACTGGCGTAATTGGGAAGGACTGCCTTATCTGACTTGTAGTATCTTAGAAGTTTGGCATCACGGCTTTTTTACCCAACAGTTTTGGCCGCGATCACCACAAGACCTGACAGCAGTGCTACAACCAGAGGCATCAGTCTATCGCTTAAAACAGGTACATGGCAATACTGTTCTCACCCCACAAGAAGTTGAGAGCAATGGAGATGATTTAGCATCAGCAGATGCTTTAATTAGTCAACAGTCTCTGCAAGCGGTATGGGTAGCTAGTGCAGATTGTACACCCGTATTGATTGGAGATGTGAGAACTGGACAAGTATCGGCAATTCATGCAGGTTGGCGAGGTACAGCAAAGAAGATTGTGCCGCAAGCGATCGCCCGACTTCAAACCCAAGGCAGCAAACTTGATGATTTACGGATTGCGATGGGGCCGGCGATCACTGGTGAAGTTTATCAAGTCTCTCTTGATGTAGCTGCTGAAATCGGGGCTAGTATTATACCACACGAAGACGAACAAAAAATTGTGGAGGCATTGCATGAATTACCAAATTCGCCCCTGCTAGAAGATCCTAATCCCGGAAAGATAAGGTTGGATGTTCGGCGGATAAATGCCATACAGTTGGAAAACATGGGATTTAGTGCCGAACAAGTTGCGATCGCACCTTATTGTACTTACCAAACTCCAGAGCATTTCTTTTCTTACCGCCGTGAGCAAGAGAAAAAAGTGCAGTGGTCAGGGATTGTCAGTGGCAAAGTATAGTTACTAGCATTCATTTTATATCCTGAACACGGGATAGTTAGGATGCTCAGGATTCGGGATAAGTCGCTGATTTCTACAGTCCACTAGGAAATCCAGGGTCTCAAGCACTGTTTGTCCAATCAAGACTGTATAGCCTGTAACTAATGTGGCTTCGGTCGTTTCTCGTCCTGCCAATTCAATAATTACGGGTTCAGTTAGGCCAATAGATTCTTCGCTGCCATTTGCATATTGAGCAATTTGCTGTCCCCGAATTCTCAAACCAAGTTGCTGCACAATAGACACTGGTAGTACAGTACGTACTGCCCCAGTGTCTATGAGTGCTTCGGTTTCACACACCCGTAACATATTTGGATTAAGCATTCCTCTGCTTACAAGCGCTTCATCAATAGCATTAGTGAGCTTGACCTTGACTCGAACTTCACCCATATTACGTTGATTGTTAGCAGAATTGTAAGGATTGAGGTTTATCATAATCCGTGTTTTTGGAAAATTCTTTAATCTGCTTCTAAAGTAT
This region of Nostoc sp. UHCC 0302 genomic DNA includes:
- a CDS encoding biotin--[acetyl-CoA-carboxylase] ligase; its protein translation is MEFNRQKLEAALETGQESRYLPFSLHIFESVPSTNQTLWELLNQGATPGTVVIATQQTAGRGQWGRQWISPAGGIYLSVAIAPKIDAIDSYQLTLATAWGISFQLRQCGVSVGIKWPNDLVLNDRKLGGILTETKINKGKITQAVIGVGINWANPVPETGINLESWQTSQHSKPISCLEMLTSTVLLGIESGVQCLFQEGISILLSRYLDLLTNIGDQVYFNNLLGTVVGVNSQGNLKVNLQTDDTKTLITPEIYIEPGTISLGYHKSSV
- a CDS encoding retroviral-like aspartic protease family protein, whose protein sequence is MINLNPYNSANNQRNMGEVRVKVKLTNAIDEALVSRGMLNPNMLRVCETEALIDTGAVRTVLPVSIVQQLGLRIRGQQIAQYANGSEESIGLTEPVIIELAGRETTEATLVTGYTVLIGQTVLETLDFLVDCRNQRLIPNPEHPNYPVFRI
- a CDS encoding Uma2 family endonuclease, whose amino-acid sequence is MQVTQQRYYTPEEYLELEETADYKSEYIDGEIIPMPGGTANHNRIAGNFYAVLNFAFRQQEYEVFNSDMRLWITQKHIYTYPDVTVIAGEPEFFNNRTDIITNPQVIVKVLSKSTKGYDRNDKFEAYRTISTFQEYILVDQNRIHVEQFYKTGKKQWTLREYDEEDEAIALATVPFEIALQDLYNKVKFEVVESEREIADTEELG
- a CDS encoding aldo/keto reductase translates to MQYRRFGKTNLRLSVFSLGTMRYLACFENAQQTIKQALALGINHVETARGYGKSEEYFGRALKAGLSIPRSQLHITTKIPPTADADTMRQYIDESLERLQLDYLDCLGIHGLNTSQHLEWVQAKSGCMQAVQEAVADGRVRHVGFSTHGSLELIQAAINTDLFEFVNLHYYYFFQRHAPAIQLAAQKDMGVFIISPADKGGRLYTPPQKLKDLCKPYSPLELNYRFLLNDNRISTLSIGPANPDELIEPLQVADQDNKLTSEEIYAFQRLENQQKIALGSDTCSQCYACLPCPENINIPEVLRLRNLAAAYDMTDYGQYRYGMFENAGHWFPGMKASRCTECGDCLPRCPEDLDIPTLLEDTHKRLNGKAGRRLWG
- a CDS encoding riboflavin synthase, which translates into the protein MFTGLIQALGTMNPLGGDSWQITCVSQSCELIMQDLAYGDSVAVDGVCLTVEEVLKDGFIATASPETLRRTTLGSESTAQTYVNLEASLRVGSKIGGHFVMGHVDGIGRLVAVEQTASSWEMTFVASEAIARYIVPKGSIAVNGISLTVAAYEAELSQFTVAVIPLTYAETNLRYLIPGSLVNLEGDILGKYVEKLLYSGNRHTTEPEDNSLDEITPAFLAEHGYL
- the pgeF gene encoding peptidoglycan editing factor PgeF; the encoded protein is MHTWHWRNWEGLPYLTCSILEVWHHGFFTQQFWPRSPQDLTAVLQPEASVYRLKQVHGNTVLTPQEVESNGDDLASADALISQQSLQAVWVASADCTPVLIGDVRTGQVSAIHAGWRGTAKKIVPQAIARLQTQGSKLDDLRIAMGPAITGEVYQVSLDVAAEIGASIIPHEDEQKIVEALHELPNSPLLEDPNPGKIRLDVRRINAIQLENMGFSAEQVAIAPYCTYQTPEHFFSYRREQEKKVQWSGIVSGKV
- a CDS encoding peptidoglycan DD-metalloendopeptidase family protein, with the translated sequence MTQRNKSAQNRLQHSWPANLKTRRFASTLPAQSLCLLGSISLLSGGFVIAQTETSIDNIVPTIENSQPTAVTNPVKKDITAPETVQAQPSFSQRRAKLKQRLRQQQVSQSKEPVRQSTPKFEASKPTTTVRRATRQVEASPVVPIRVREEKPNTPLRSPEKLPQVAQPPNNSNSPVGTTTGKTRDYNNAYIDPNSYDASATGTYQAPNSVIITERSSGCQAVLPSGQSLLGGACAKVPSRNQRVAGSTGKPAPSWLRKSENAQLPIVPPVREVASTGSNNNGWNATRIGSTGVTKTAFRPNRFIPNPGNFSTTTVSATPIAPSGGALPPPMADGNVAPRPSTVAYDFSLASVLPQIPYTGTVAYRGTGMMYPLSIPAPITSLFGWRTHPITGNQRFHAGTDLGAPMGTPVLAAARGQVETANWLGGYGLAVILNHQSAEQTLYGHMSEIFVQPGQWVEAGTMIGRVGSTGASTGPHLHFEVRHLTPQGWVATNPGVELQNGLSQMLQGSQTTQVSQRPGS
- a CDS encoding bifunctional nuclease family protein codes for the protein MIEMRVAGIALDAITRSPIVLLKDASDRRALPIYIGQEQARAIMGALENQKPPRPLTHDLIVNILETWNMTLEKVIIHSLQKDTFYAALIVQQGEVKKEIDARPSDAIAVALRTNTPIWVMEEVIADASIPVDRDADEAEQQAFREFISNLRPEDLIKRFGDGDS